From the Peromyscus leucopus breed LL Stock chromosome 8b, UCI_PerLeu_2.1, whole genome shotgun sequence genome, one window contains:
- the LOC114707004 gene encoding keratin-associated protein 4-3-like: MVNSCCGSVCSEEGCGQGCCQPSCCQPSCCVSSCCRPSCCISSCCRPCCSSSSCCGSSCCRPSCCISSCCRPSCCRPSCCVSSCCRPSCCISSCCRPCCGSSSCCGSSCCRPSCCISSCCRPSCCVSSCCRPSCCISSCCRPCCGSSSCCGSSCCRPSCCISSCCRPSCCVSSCCRPQCCISSCCRPTCCQTSCCRPACSSSSCC; the protein is encoded by the coding sequence ATGGTCAACTCCTGCTGTGGCTCTGTCTGCTCTGAGGAGGGCTGTGGCCaaggctgctgccagcccagctgctgtcaGCCCAGCTGTTGTGTGTCCAGCTGCTGCAGACCATCTTGTTGCATCTCCAGCTGCTGCCGCCCCTGCTGTAGCAGTTCCAGCTGTTGTGGATCCAGCTGCTGCCGTCCCAGCTGCTGCATTTCTAGCTGCTGCAGGCCTTCCTGCTGCAGGcccagctgctgtgtgtccagctgctGCAGACCATCTTGCTGCATCTCCAGCTGCTGCCGCCCCTGCTGTGGCAGTTCCAGCTGTTGTGGATCTAGCTGCTGCCGTCCCAGCTGCTGCATTTCTAGCTGCTGCAGGcccagctgctgtgtgtccagctgctGCAGACCATCTTGCTGCATCTCCAGCTGCTGCCGCCCTTGCTGTGGCAGTTCCAGCTGTTGTGGATCCAGCTGCTGCCGCCCCAGCTGCTGCATTTCTAGCTGCTGCCGCcccagctgctgtgtgtccagctgctGCAGGCCTCAGTGCTGCATCTCCAGCTGCTGCCGCCCCACCTGTTGCCAGACCTCCTGCTGCCGCCCAGCATGCTCTAGCAGTTCTTGCTGCTGA